In bacterium, one genomic interval encodes:
- a CDS encoding acetylornithine/succinylornithine family transaminase, with the protein MTGVYGKSSQEYIDAVNGALFPNYRQFPIVFTSGRGARLRDTEGNEYVDFVAGIATCNLGHCHPGITRAIVNQAGRLIHISNWYYSDVQAILAERLTSLTSLDRVFFCNSGAEASETAIKLARKRSFDKYGAGRNLVISIFGAFHGRTMKALSATDPRHHLEAFAPYPEGFVHIAPGDIEGLKSHFPKACALFIEPVQGEGGVYPMDRDFLKKAADLCKEHDVLFMLDEVQTGMGRCGALFAHQVLGIEPDVMTLAKGLANGFPIGAVLSTSDLAASLGPGTHGSTFGGNPLACAAALATLNILEAEDLPRKAAEVGQRLRAGLMKLGEKHIQVKDVRGLGLLLGMELSEPAAPFVQALMKRGFLVTTVADKTLRFTPPLNITTVEVDSILTALDEILTESEG; encoded by the coding sequence TTGACAGGAGTATACGGTAAGAGCAGTCAGGAATATATCGACGCGGTAAACGGCGCCCTTTTCCCGAACTACCGACAGTTTCCCATCGTTTTCACAAGCGGCAGAGGTGCACGGCTGCGTGACACGGAGGGAAACGAATATGTCGATTTCGTAGCCGGCATAGCGACCTGCAACCTGGGGCATTGTCACCCCGGGATCACCAGAGCCATTGTTAATCAGGCCGGCCGCCTGATCCATATATCCAACTGGTACTACAGCGATGTCCAGGCGATCCTTGCCGAAAGACTGACATCCCTGACATCCCTCGACAGGGTCTTTTTCTGTAATAGCGGTGCCGAAGCATCCGAAACGGCGATCAAACTGGCCCGAAAAAGGTCTTTCGACAAGTATGGTGCGGGACGAAACCTGGTTATCAGCATTTTCGGAGCTTTTCACGGTCGGACGATGAAAGCGCTCAGCGCCACTGACCCCAGGCATCACCTGGAGGCTTTCGCGCCCTACCCTGAGGGGTTCGTACATATCGCGCCGGGAGACATCGAAGGGCTTAAAAGTCATTTCCCAAAGGCATGCGCGCTGTTCATCGAACCGGTCCAGGGTGAAGGGGGAGTATATCCCATGGACCGGGACTTCCTTAAGAAAGCCGCAGATCTGTGCAAGGAGCACGATGTCCTCTTCATGCTGGATGAGGTTCAGACCGGCATGGGCAGGTGCGGCGCCCTATTCGCTCACCAGGTCCTCGGGATCGAGCCCGATGTCATGACTCTTGCCAAGGGCCTTGCCAACGGATTCCCCATAGGCGCTGTCCTGTCTACCAGCGACCTGGCCGCCTCGTTGGGACCAGGGACCCACGGAAGCACCTTCGGCGGGAACCCCCTTGCCTGCGCTGCAGCCCTTGCCACCCTCAATATCCTGGAGGCGGAGGACCTGCCCCGAAAAGCCGCGGAAGTAGGCCAGCGGTTGAGAGCAGGACTGATGAAGCTGGGTGAAAAGCACATACAGGTTAAGGACGTGAGAGGTCTCGGGCTGCTCCTGGGTATGGAACTTTCAGAGCCTGCTGCTCCCTTTGTGCAGGCCCTTATGAAAAGAGGGTTTCTTGTGACCACTGTGGCTGATAAAACCCTGCGGTTCACCCCTCCCCTGAATATCACTACGGTCGAGGTGGACAGTATTCTCACCGCACTGGACGAAATTCTTACGGAAAGCGAAGGTTGA